gcgtgccaattctgcctagtacgacttctgccCACTACTACCGCTGTgcagcagtgtagcgtgcgtactcccagcatcctagttatCTGTACTTGTGTATAtgcttaaaatgatgttgaataacaacttacgaacatttcaagttacaaacggCCATTCAGAAcatatctcattcgtaagtactgtagaggagcatctgtaatttaaaatgcaaaattctTTACCAATAAATAAGGCAATGCAtaacaaatgtacaacttatACATACAatggaaaatatatttaatatatttacacacacaatAACGTTATAACTTAAGTATATTACAATTTCATTAATACAATAATACTTAACTATGATGTTCAGAGCAAGACCACTGTGAGTGAAGCATTTGGCCTTAATGTCATGTATATTGTGTGAGTTATGTCCTGTAACACTGTAGCATAACCCATCATCACACATACCTATTTCACTAATAATATTAGGTCTTTTGGAACTCATTTGAGCCTTAATACTTCAACCATCACATTGCTTTTAGTATAAATTAATATCCTTATAAATTATTAGAATTCTATTTGTAAGCCTcaaactgtttttttgttttaacctGAGCTAAATGGCAATGCAGTCGGCATCAGGGGTGGTCCTTGCCTGGGCTGGGAATTAGCATGAGTCCTGGTAATGACTTTAAGGCAGTCACTGgactcacacaaacacaatcgTTATTTTGTGAGCCCCACCATGAGAGCACTGGCGTCCCACAGCCTCCTGGCCGTTTCGTCATCTGTCGCCTTTGGGACcagctcctgctcctcacagttGACAAAGCACTTCCCCTGGACGCCCTCCACATCAGGCGAGCAGGCCAGGTAGATGGGCGTCTGTGCACCCTCTACAGGGGTCTTGAAGAATGTCCAGGAAATGAGGTGGAAGATGGGCCGGGCCAGGAAGGGGATATGGACGTGTCGACCCAGTTGTGTCCTCACGATGCCTGGCGAGAGGGCGTTGACTGCCACGCCGGTGTCCTTGAGCCGCCTGGACAGCTCGTGGATGAACAGCAGATTAGCCAGCTTGCTCTGGCTGTAGCAGGCGGCCTTGTTGTAGCTACGCTCGCTGTTGAGGTTGTCGAAGTTGATGTGGCCATACTTGTACAGCTTGGAAGACACCACGACGATGCGGCTGGGTGCTGACTTCTTCAGGAGGTCTAGCAGGAGGTTGGTAAGTAGAAAGTGGCCCAGATGATTGACTCCAAGTTGCATCTCAAAGCCATCCTCCGTTCTAGTGtaggggcactggaagaccccAGCATTATTGATGAGGACATCGATTCTCGGCTCCTCCTGTTAAGTGTTACCAAAAGCAAACCAGATGAATTAACCACTTGCCAAAGGTCTGGTCTAATGTCACATCCTTTACCATCTTTGAATCTCCAGCATTATTCTGAATTGGAAAAGAAAACACACGATCTTACCGGtgggtccaaagacatgcagctggGATAGCTGAAGCACACGTGtggtccccccaccccccaaagctGGCTCCCTTTAAAATAACCAATCATAACCATGAAACTTTTTGGACTAAAACCAACCTACATAACTGGACAATATCTTTATTATatctacaaaaataaaaatgtcttacATTAGACAAATGTTTAAGAAGAAACTGAAACTGACAGGTTTCGCAGGTTCGTTCTGAATTACACAACccaccattatcggaaaacatcgtttaaacttttaaattattttttaaaagcttttttttttcgaaGAAATAATTAGCAATTTGTTACCCAGTAAAACCTTTAATTACGTAGTTACAAAATAACTGAGGGGGCTAGTTTAAATCGGCTATTATGCATTCGGAGTAAACTTTTATGCAtgtatttgcatttatataaaacatCATTGGTGAAACACAAATCAATGCAAGACTTTATTAATACTCCAGTTAAACACACTACCGGCGATATAATATATGATAATCGTGATGTAACACAGTTAGCTAGATGTATATAATGCAATACCAGATACCGAACAAAGTGGCTTTATGCCTAATTAATAGCAGCCAGCGCAGAGTATGGGatcacatttttattaatgatCTTTAAAGGCATGTCATGGCTATAATGTACCTTGATGATCTCTTCACAGAAGGATCGCACGGACGTAAGGGAAGCCAGGTCCAGACGTTTAATGACCACCTGTCCCCGATCTGGACCTGCCTCCTGTTGTATCTCACGGGCGGCCTCCTCGGCCCTCCGCTCATCCCGACAGGCCATGATGACACGGGCCTGGAGCTTCAGCAACTGCGCTGCAGTGGCCTTCCCGATGCCGCTGTTCGCTCCCGTCACTATGATGgtttttcccttcatcgtatcAGCTGGAAATCGCAGTAACTTTGCAGACGACCGTCTGAAAAACAATCGACGGGCTATGAAAATGATCCCACCGCCAACTACGGCGGCGAGAATAACGGTGGCTGACATAGGGCCTACGGTCATTCATTAGCGAAAGCTAAGAACATGCCAAAATCCTCCAATACCCAGAATCCTCTGCGACAGAGCCGTCCAATCACGATTCAGATATCACAGAGCACACGGAAGTCATCGCTGCATTTTCAAAAAGTCTGCATATTAATCAGTTgacattataaataaattaatgaataatcAGTTGACATTTTTAAAACCTAATTTTTATTGTGAACCTTGTGCGTGAAAAAGTTCCAGCCCGCCCAGCACGGTATTTTACGTACAGTATACAGTGAAATAAAGGCACAAGTCAGAAATATGAAATCTTAAAACGCAGaactaaaataataaagtatCTTTACATTCTCTATGTGTTTCACGTCTCCGTGTTTGCAGCAAGAAGTATATTTCAGAATGAGCCATTAAATTTAGCCTAATGAAAAGGCTAGCTCAAATCCTAAGAAACAAATTATACAGACgcaaaatgtaagtaaatatgtaaaaatgaTTTTAGCTAATTCCAACGTGTAAAGTTCTCTTTGACAGTGCACAGCATTTCAAGTAGAAAAACGAAATAAGAGTACAGCCACATAATGTGTAATACTTTCTAAAAGAAACTAAatgtaaacaggaagtgatATTATACTGTATAATTATACTGTATAACAAGCTTTTTAGCGATTTATATAAACTCATCTGACACTGACGGTACTCTCAGACATACAAAAACGACCCTTAGAAAAACCTTAAACTGGCTGTTCATTGTGAAAGAAACAAAATTTGAACTGTAAATTGACCTTTCCTATACAATTCAAAAGACTCCTCTACACGTGCAAGAGAACAGATGAAATCTGTAGAAGGTGCATACTTTTGTACGGGtaaattgatgtcaaattttcattgcaataaaaacaaaatgctttcTTTTTATTGCAATGAAAATACAACAGAAATTATACAGAGTTTGTACAGAGCAGTTTGCATTTTCATCTTTTTGGAAAAATACCATTTTCAGAATAGTaatctcatatatatatattttaagtgcCCAACAGGTATAAAATTATAGTTTAAATGTAAAGGAGTGGATAAAGTATAATAAAACCTTAACCCTGATTATAAAATGGAAACAAAAATTCCAGCATCCCGCCTAGTAACAGCATATGCCCAGCAGCATCATTTTGTTTTGCCGGTCTTCTCAATGAGCTGCCCTTTGTGGTACTTCTGTCCTATTCCATAAGGCACATGTGCTGCAATTGTCCCGAGCTCCTTGGCTCCCTCGATGTGGAACATCTGGTCGTCGAAAAATATGTGCGGCCGTATCTTCTGAAGGAGAGGGCCCTTTGGGGCCCCAGCCAAAAAGATGGCCTCGTCGATCTCCAGGCCCCAGCTCCTCAGGGTCTTCAGTACTCGGGCCCCCGAGCTGGCTGCGCTGCGGGCCGTCACCAGGTAGGTCCGGATCGGGCAGTGAAGCCGCTCGTTCTTAGCATAAAACTTGCGCTGAAGTTTGCCCAGGGCTTCCAGGAAGCATTTCAGGGGACCCTGCAGGTACCAGGTGGACACAGATCAATCAGTAGGAGAACCAAGGAGCTTTGTTACTGCTTTATACCAATGTACAGTAAAGAAACAAATTTGGCCATTTTTAGTCTCAGCCACAAAATGAACACTAAAGTTCACTAAATAAAACTCATCTCAGTGGGACCTCATAGCCAGGGTACAGCCACCGATTGATCCCTTgctttggcagaatagtcacatcccTGCTGGTCCCCcaagcaaggtccttaacccccccccccccccccacagactcTCTCTGACACTGTGGCTGGACCCCAAACTTTGCTCTGAACTGTATAtctagatgtgtgtgtgtgtctcaaaggagatcAAGATGGGATaggtgaaaagaagcattctaGTGTACTTGCAAACAAAGCATTACTTTATATCCCTGTTAAATCAATACAGTATTTCAATAAATATTGTTACATGTATTTAGGGGTCCAAGCAGCGTTAGCTGCTGAATCCCAATTGTTTTTTtctaatttcttttttgtatatatttcctGAACGATATTCTGTCTTTAGGATATTCTGTTTGTACACACTTTTAAAATTTGCTTGCACCATGTTTACTTGTTTGCACTAGATATGTACTACCTTGTactttgtctttgttttgtattatatttGTGCATCTGTGCACTTTATATGCTGTATGCAAAAGAATTACCCCCCTATTTATGTCATTCACCTGTGCCAGCGGCTTGTTTTCATTTGCTTTCTCATGTTCAAAGAAGGTATCCAGACCATGCTGCTTCACAATGATCTCCGACTCGTCAGAGAAGAGGACGGCATCACCATCAAAGGCCACACGCAACTGAGTGTCACTGAGCTGAATCTCCATGTCAGGGGTGAACATGGTAGCGGCTGCGATACCTTCAAAATACATTGTTAGGTGCTTTAGGTCAGTGGGCCATTGTTATGCAGATTATGTTAGTGAGAACATGTACTGTAGTATgtcttatttttaaatgcaataaataacAGTATTACCAAGACAGACCTGCATAAGACTTTCTTCCAGTGAAAATGAGTAACCGCAGATCAATTCTATTCTAATAGCTATAAATACCTTTTATGTCTAATATACCCCATAAgctaatagtaataataagcACTAAGTCAGCTTAAACGGCTTCGTCTGAAGAGCCTTTTGACGTAACTGAAAATTCAACTTACCCTCTTCTATGGCTTCCTGGACCTTTTCAGAGTCTTTGGACAGGTAAAGGTTAGTCATATATGCCTTCAGATATCCAGTTGGGCTTTTCCCACCAGTCATGCAGAATCTTTCAATAGTTAAATCTAAAAACAACACATACAAAAACATCATTATAGTTGTCAATATAAGGACTATGTAATAAGAACTATTACTTATATGTGGTTACATTTTAAAGAGTACAATTGGCATAAAATTTCAGTTGAGTAAAAACTGATAGACGTTATATACGTTTGAAATATAAAAGCACTGCTCATTTTAAAAACTCTTATTTGATTtagtagtgtttttttttgctacagCAAGTAAAAATATTCTATGTAGAATTCAGAGTGTGTTTTGGGGTTTGTGAAAGGGCATTAAACTGCACTCTTGTATTGTATGTTATGCTATTGCTCACTAGGCCTGTCTCTATAATTTACTTATTAGTTTTACTACCTTTATCTTGTTTAGATTTTGTATATTGTTGACCTCTTTTATGTATTGTTACGTTATATTTCTGACTGCAGTGGTTTGGGGAGTCACTAAGGACAATAAAAACATCTGAAtcttatatttttatatccaCCAAAGTAAATGAAGATAATGAACCTGGAGGGAAGCTGCACCACACCCACCATAATGGTTGATGCTGTTGATGAGGCGGACCCCGACCTGGGCATGGTTATTAGTCATGAGGACAATGTCGAACAGCTCCTCACTGTCGGGGTACAGCTGACGCAGTTTGACGTTCACTGTCATCAGAGCCTAAGGTGACATCATACAGGGCGAATGCTGCACAGTTCACTGAACTACATGCTTACAGAAATACGTCAGCCCTTTGATCATTATTGGATAAAACTAGATCTGCAATGAATACAAAAGATGTCATTGAAGACCCACGCAAAACTGGACGCTCATTTAAACAATACCTTAACGAATGGAAAGGCTGCTCCTGGCTTTAAGGGTTCGTCTTCATGTTGCTGTTGATACTCCACGTACTTTTCCAGTCCCTGGTCCTCATAGATCTTCCTCTCCATGGTCATGTCAAACAACGTCCGCGACGACACGGCGATAGTGACCGCATAACAAGATTTCGGCTAGAAAGAGCGTGTCGTAATGGATGTTCAAAAAAGGTTCAAAATGTGACAGTTTCAAAAAGCAGAGACTAATAACCAAAGATACAATAACCGATTCAGTGTTAGCATCGCTGGAAGATTTCGTTTCTACTTTTGATAGCCTGAAAATACGTAACTTACCGGTCTGGGTCTCTTAGATTTCAAGTTATCGAAAAAAACCTTAGCGGCTGCCCAGTCGCGCTCCTCTCCGCTTGCATCTTTCACCTCTGCTGGTTTGATTTCACTCATGCTTACCTCCAGTGTTACTAATTTCACTTAATATGGATTAACAAAACTGAACGCTGTCCAAAACGCGATCGGCATATATGACAATCTGCCCGGAAATGGGAAACTTATTTTCAATGAAGTCCTGTCTTACGCAGGATGGAGGTGGGCCTTGCTTattttcccataatcctctaCGGTATCTGAAAACACTGGGTAACGCATAGtgtattatatgattataataacTATTACAGTATCCAGCATGCTACATTTAATTATACTCTCTGAAATAAGGGTAAAAATGATACTTTTGCTTGTCATTGGGGCTGTGCAGACATGGATGCTGAGGAACAttccaaaggtacaaacagcagtaatgtaccatcaatggtgcAGAAATGTACAGTAAAAGGTACAATACAGCTAAAGGTACAATCGGCAGACCCATgtgggtacagccccagtgtaGAAATGACTGAGAGTGTAGAAATGTCATTCATACACTGGAATAGTACACTCCAAAGTTAAACTTTATGAAACCGCCACCAAAGTTTCAGACCAAAAGGTCCTGTACTTgaaaaatcataataaaatgACAGGTATGTGACCTAAACCAAACTTCTGTCTGGTCTAACCAGTTACATATCTCACATACACTGATGTGATAGGCATTTATGTGACCTCCTCTGTAGAAAAAGGATGAAATCACATGAACTTGTGCCTCCAGCTTTTTCAAAACATTTGTCCAGAATTGAGCACAGAAAACAAGTCATTTTTTATGAGCTGTTTACTTTAAACATAATCTCTGTGTAACACGTGAATTTGTATATTCGCTTgctctgacttttttttttttttttaagtgatttAAAGGTTGATTTTCCATATGTCATCTAACCAATTTATCAATGAAAAGCCATAAGTATAGGTAACCAAACCTTCAGGTGAAATCACGGCACTGTTGTACTTGCATTAGTGCAAAAAGCTAaatttgtcttttgtttttgaTATGGAAACGTATTGTTAATTTTACTCTATTATCAAGTGcaattacagtaattttcctaaTTTTCCAAAGAACCCTTGTTTGCCTGCCTGAACacagcaaaataaatgtaattatttaataCAATCTAAAGTTTTTACTGTGCATGTCCTCATACAGTTAAATCCATTATCATCCATGTCCCTGCTTACTTCCTCCAGGATCACTGCAATACAGTGGcaagaaaaagtatgtgaacctttTGTAATTTCATGGTTTTCTCCATTAATTTGTCATAAAATGTGATTTGATGTTTATCTAAGTCAAAGGTATTGATAAATATAATGTGGGTATAATAACACAAAAAGATCTGATCTTTCATGTCTTTATTAAGAACAACCATAAAAACTCATAGTGCTAATAGAAAAAGTAAGTGAACCCTTGGAATTAATGACTGGTTGACTCCCCTGGCAGCAATAACCTCAACCAGGCGCTTCCTGAAGCTGTGGATCAGACCTGCACATCATTCAGGAGGAAGTTTGGCCCATTCTTCCCGGCAGAACTGCTTTAGTTCTGTCATATCCTTCGGACATCTCATGTGTATGACTCTCTTCCAGTCATTCCATAGCATCTCTATTGGGTTGAAGTCTGGACTCCAAAAGGCGGATTTTGTTTTTCCGAAGCCATGGACTTGCTCcggtgttttgggtcattatcctgttgtATCACTCAACTTCTACAGACTTCAGCTGACATACAGACATTCTCAAATTATCCTGAAGAATTTCTTGATACACTTTGGAATTCCCCTCAATAATGGCAGGCTGTCCAGGCCCTGATGCTGCAAAGAAGGCCCAAATCATGATGTTTCCTCCACCATACTTTACGGTAGGGATGATGTTTTCATGATGATCTGCAGTGCCCATTTTATGTCAGATATAGTGCTGTGTGTTCTTTCCAAACAGTTCAATCTTAGTTTCATCAGTCCACAAAACATTTTGCCAATACTGCTGTGGAGTGTCAATGTGCTCTTTCGCAAACTTCAGGCGTGCAGCAATGTTCTTGTTAGTAAGCAGCGACTTCCTTGGTGTCCTGCCACACACACCCTTcttgttaaatattttacataCTGTAGACTCATGAACACAGATGTTAGCCAGTTCCAATGACACCTTCAAATCTTTGGCTGTCACTCAGGGTTATTTTTTTACCTCATTGATGAGTCTTTGTTGTGCTCTTGGGGTCATCTTGACTGGCCGCCCACTTCTTGATAGAGTAGCCACAGTCCCAAAGTGTCTCCATTTGTAGATTGTTTGCCTAACTGTAGACTGGTGAATTTCTAAATACTTTGAAATCACTTTGGAACCCTTTCCAGCTTTATGTAAATCAACAATTCTTGATCGTAGATCCTCTGAAAGCTCTTTTTAGCAAGGCACGGCTCACACAAGCATTTTCTTCTTGTGCGGAGCAAACTCAAACAGTTTGAGTGCTTTTTATCAGTCAAAGTCGCTCTAGTCCACACCTCCAAACTCATTTTCTTAACAAGACTCCAGATATGCTCACACCTGACTCCAATTAGCTTGTTTGAGGTCATTAACTCACTTACTTTTTCCACTTTCAATGAgttttttttatgattgttCTCAATAGAGACATGAAAGATcagatttttaaatgttattattatacCCATATTATATGTGTCAATACCCTTGACTTACATGAAGATCAGATCACATTTTATGACAAATTAATGCAGAAAACCATGAAGTTCCAAAAGGTTCAAAAACTTTTTCTTGTCACTGTAAGTTTCATGGAGGATGGCTCAATAAGGATTCAAGTAAACGCAGAGAATAAGGCAATAAAACAAGCATTTACtataacaatggcaattaaaaatgaaacaatttTCCTATTCGGATGTGCCTCTGACAAAGGATCTTGAAATTAATATGCTCATGTAGAGCCAGACAAAATAGAATGTAAAATGCTAATTAGAATATAAGATTAAAACTTTTGATACAAAAAGGTGAGACCTAAAAATAACCATTACTGTAGGTGTGTTGCATGTCACTGTCTAATGTGCTGCTTGAATCCGTGAAAGTGCTGCTGTCAGATTGAGAGAAAGTGTAACCAACAGGACTGGCAGCAAACAAAAATGCTACTCTGGATGAAACTCAATGCTGAGGGCAGTATGTTGTGCATATTTGGCAGTAAATCTAACTGGAGTATATTACAGCTCAAATCCAGATCTGCCAGCAGGTGAACAACTAACTAAACATATAACTTTGAAGTTGAATATGTGACTAATGAGATTAATGCACAACTGAAGAGACAGATTCAGTGTGGCTTTCAAGAGTCTTGCATTTCCCGAACAGGAGATTACAACATAGGGCTGTGCCTGCAGTTAAATGGAGAGTTGGGCAAGGAGAAGGTTCAGTTGTCTAATATGATTTAGCCGCTTAATCGGGGATTTCATGAGTAAGGACTGCAAAAGGTATATTACTACTCAGACTTGTAAGCTCAGGTATCACAATGTTCTGCATATTGAAATAAAGCAAGAAAAAATGAGGATAGCGTGCTAGAAAAAGGTCTGAAGCATGGATCCCCAGTCTTTCCATAACCACAATGCTAACCATTTACAAAGTATCCATGGCccattggggggtgggggtattgGTAGCATTTGTAAATTTTGCCAAAATTACATTTACCTACCATAGATCAGAAGCCCATGTGAGGCTGGTCGCTGAGAAACGGTTGGTATAGAGTGTGTCCCCAATTTTCTGGGATGATGATTTAAGTAGAGCTACATAtacttattacacggctctctggaatgcttgattctgattggtcagttgagacatttgcaggttcgttcttttcaaataataaccgctccaaagtaataacgcatagccggtactacttgtatgtttaaaatccctccgcgccaacaaagattaccgtttaaaaatgttaatttaaaacaaatatgccaataaaatgtttcaaattcatattcatgtccagtttttttccttatgtggcaagtagccgtgtaataaagaTTCAGATATAAGctccttcagtgtgatacaagaccaTCCGCTTCgtgtcgggtcctgatcacactgtcggggcttatttctgcgataactaccggctgcctgtacattatcccttacttagaGGATGCTATTGTCCAAAgcaaccagaggtggaaatttcaggtccagaaaataaaaatccggACCAAGGtgttgtttcaaccagccagttgactataaagagtcacagtcacagcattatcaaatggttggttgaaacaaaatcttggtctgaatttttactttctggacctgaaatttctgcTTCCGAAAATGACAACTGAGGAAAGTGGGCCAGGGAGCTCCTGGAATTAAGGACCCTGCTCTGGGCCCCTCTGGCAATATGATTACACTGTGGGCCTTGTGGTTTGAACCTATGACTTTCTGAACAGAGGCACAGATCTGCATTCCAGCCCCAAACATGACCAGTGGAATAAGACTATGGGGATGGTAACAGAGACAAGAGGGCTTACTCTAGTCCTGCTACTGTGGTCAATGCCTTAGAGGATTTGTCATAAGAGAATTCATCAGCTTGCAAGCATGGTTATTTCCTTATCTCCTGTCCAGCTTACTTAAACTGATCTGGATCCAGTCAGCGTGGGCACCTTTTGTACAGAGCCTCTAATGAAAGAACTTGATACTGATCTCTGTAACTGAATCCCAGCAAACGGTGTAATGTGTCTTGGTAATGCAACAAATGGTTGTGAAGCACCCCAGAGCTGTGATGCTGATTCAAAGCTGTAATGGTAATATTTCTATGATCGTCTGACCATGACTAACCAAATCATAGCTGACCAGTTCATTGATGCAGGGAAAATCCTCTTAAGAAGAGATGTAACTGCTTCAAAAGAGGCAACGCATATAGACATAGAGTGGTGTTTCATTCGTGACAATGGACCTCTGCTACGACCTAGAAGACCGTAATAATAGTGTATAATCCAGCACATGTGTCCTACCTGCTCTTGCTTGGGGAGGAAGCCTAAGTAAAGCATTTCCCTCTGGCCTGAGCTCCAGCTGTGGCATCGCTGTGCCAGGTGCAGGCAGACTAACCTAGAACACACTCTTTAAACAAGCAGCCGGGAAGAGCTCAGAGACGGAGCTCTGCGTCTGACGGCTGAGGTGTCACAAAGGATTCTACACCGACTTTGAAAAGCAGCATAGGTGTTTGTCCTCACAATGATAGTATTTAGAGCAACCAGCAACGACTTCAAAGATGTGGTGTTGTTAATGCAGGAGGTAGGGGCAGTGGCCTTTATATTGTGTTACCCGGATGTGAATAAGGATTTTTGTGTAAATTTGATCgttttatgtgtttgttttctatgtgtatattttctgtttaccTCTGGTAGCTTTTTTGAGCTTTATTAGCTAAAAAGATTAAAAAGAAATACGCATTACTGAAAACGTATCTATGACATTTACATTAATATTACCTTTATTCAGCATATGCTTTtttccaaagtgacatacaagtgaagATCAGAGAGTAGGGTCAGCCAACTtccctggagcaatttgggTTAAGAGTCTTTTGTGACAGCTCAACTTGTTATAATGGTAGATAAAGCGTTTATCATCCCGTTGAGGCTGCACCCCAGGCTTGTACCCTAAGCTGCCTAATACTAAGTAGTAGCCTTCAATGCTTTTCAGCAGTGtatcccaatccggtccttggggacccacagaaagtccatgtttttgctccctcccagctccctaccagatagtccacattttttggaGCTAGGAGGAGCGAAAATGTGAACCATCTTTCAGTCCCTTAGGACCAGGTTGGGGAACACTGCCTTACACTGATGTGTGACTCAGAGAACTGTCAGAACTCCCTATAAGTTACAGATGTATGAGTTTGGCTCTTAAAAGAGTGAagggaagaaaaatataatCCGATTTTATGAGCCAGAAATAGCTTTACATTAGCAAGAAGAGGTGTTGACAGATAATATCTCAGCAAGATCTCCATTAGGTCATTTGTGATTCAGGGACTGTTTTTGGCAATTTCCCCTGATTCCTAACACACTGGCGAAGAACGTAGGATAGAGAAGCCTGGAGAGGTTGACGTTCTGACAGCTGCCGCTTTTCATAGTGGCCTGATTCGGATTAAACTTCACCTTGATGTTGAGCAGGGCGAGTTTTTTTACATAGTGATGGACACTTGCTGGCAGTGAAAGTATTCAGGGAGTAACTTGCAGGATGATGCTGATATTAGAATTAGGCAAATGTGCAGAGCATTGCGGACTATATCTGAATCtttcatagatagatagatagatagatactgcaacaaacacatttagacagtaaaCAGATGGTTAGACAGTAATAAATTGTAACGGTGCAGACACATCTCAAAGTATTGTACGGAATTCTCTAATGGCATTGGTTAAAAGTTGTAATTATGATTTTTTCATAATGCCCTATACCTTcacaattaataaaaataattacagcgaaaatgtttgaaaatataTTCTACACCATTAGTGTGGAAT
This window of the Paramormyrops kingsleyae isolate MSU_618 chromosome 19, PKINGS_0.4, whole genome shotgun sequence genome carries:
- the LOC111836750 gene encoding cytosolic 5'-nucleotidase 1A-like translates to MSEIKPAEVKDASGEERDWAAAKVFFDNLKSKRPRPPKSCYAVTIAVSSRTLFDMTMERKIYEDQGLEKYVEYQQQHEDEPLKPGAAFPFVKALMTVNVKLRQLYPDSEELFDIVLMTNNHAQVGVRLINSINHYDLTIERFCMTGGKSPTGYLKAYMTNLYLSKDSEKVQEAIEEGIAAATMFTPDMEIQLSDTQLRVAFDGDAVLFSDESEIIVKQHGLDTFFEHEKANENKPLAQGPLKCFLEALGKLQRKFYAKNERLHCPIRTYLVTARSAASSGARVLKTLRSWGLEIDEAIFLAGAPKGPLLQKIRPHIFFDDQMFHIEGAKELGTIAAHVPYGIGQKYHKGQLIEKTGKTK
- the LOC111836751 gene encoding retinol dehydrogenase 14-like; this translates as MTVGPMSATVILAAVVGGGIIFIARRLFFRRSSAKLLRFPADTMKGKTIIVTGANSGIGKATAAQLLKLQARVIMACRDERRAEEAAREIQQEAGPDRGQVVIKRLDLASLTSVRSFCEEIIKEEPRIDVLINNAGVFQCPYTRTEDGFEMQLGVNHLGHFLLTNLLLDLLKKSAPSRIVVVSSKLYKYGHINFDNLNSERSYNKAACYSQSKLANLLFIHELSRRLKDTGVAVNALSPGIVRTQLGRHVHIPFLARPIFHLISWTFFKTPVEGAQTPIYLACSPDVEGVQGKCFVNCEEQELVPKATDDETARRLWDASALMVGLTK